A single region of the Pelecanus crispus isolate bPelCri1 chromosome 10, bPelCri1.pri, whole genome shotgun sequence genome encodes:
- the DNA2 gene encoding DNA replication ATP-dependent helicase/nuclease DNA2, with protein MAESFQKKVTDSPDTILKNGLNNRYRVLEVSVIQRNGSDPEKHLTITASQSLEDTELCILRNGWESVPVVPGDIVHLEGECSSGTWIINEHSGYLVLYPDLLLSGTTISNSIRCMRRAVLSERFRGSESGSRQTLIGTILHEIFQQSVTNNLAQEKVEELANKIVYGQKYLKEMYHLNLKQTEIMQEVEEYLPSFFKWVEEFVHNPANQNKMQLKLSSGEKPEDFSSKVEIVDILDVEESVWSPRFGLKGKIDVTARVKIHRQSGVQSRIMPLELKSGKESNSIEHRSQVILYTLLNLERRVDPEAGFLLYLKTGTMYPVSGARMDRRELMKLRNHVAFYLTHSTHKPAVGRQQSQLAALPPVIDDSQACKYCSQIHNCFLYSRAVEQKMASVSFPPAMVPIIERETKHLKPSHLEYFSLWYLMLTLELQSGERKKGYKNIWMIPSLEREKAGDCVGNMIRIGQVQEISEGQYLHFFQRQNSAIPATNLLVGDRVVVSGEENGLLGLATGYVREVSVTKVSCLLGRNLSKLPKNTVFRLDHEEGDFGIEVPFENLSKLMKDSPVSERLRNLIIDFHKPCFIQHLSAVLPPEAKETVANILKGLNKPQKQAMKQVLLSKDYTLIVGMPGTGKTTTICALVRILSACGFSVLLTSFTHTAVDNILLKLAKFKVGFLRLGRAQKVHPDIRKFTEEEICRSKSIKSVTDLEEVYNSQPVVATSCMGVNHPIFVQKQFDFCIVDEASQISQLICLGPLFCSKRFVLVGDHQQLPPLVLNAEARDLGMSESLFKRLEQNQNAVVQLTVQYRMNSKIMSLSNMLVYEGKLECGSEKVSNATVNLPNLKKLKLELADASKTWLKEVLDPDTPVCFLNTEKVPAPEHAEKGGVSNVTEAKLVLFLTSLFIKAGCKPSDIGIISPYRHQLKTITDLIAKLKENRVEVNTVDKYQGRDKSIIIVSFVRNSNDENLGTLLKDWRRLNVAITRAKHKLIMVGCVPSLCRYPPLEKLLCHLQSEAMIFNLPAGAHESIHKCNVL; from the exons ATGGCGGAGAG ttttcagaagaaagtgaCTGATTCCCCTGACACGATACTTAAGAATGGGTTGAACAACAGATACCGTGTGTTGGAAGTCAGCGTGATACAGAGAAATGGAAGTGACCCTGAGAAACACTTGACAATTACAGCATCTCAGTCGCTGGAAGACACAGAACTGTGCATTCTTAGGAATGGCTG GGAGTCTGTTCCAGTTGTTCCAGGAGACATCGTTCATTTAGAAGGGGAGTGTAGCTCCGGTACCTGGATAATAAATGAACACTCTGGATACCTAGTTCTTTACCCAGatctgctgctttctggcaCTACAATATCAAATAGTATTCGATGTATGAGACGAGCAGTGCTGAGTGAAAGGTTTAGG GGCTCTGAGTCTGGTTCACGCCAAACACTCATTGGTACAATTCTTCACGAAATCTTCCAACAATCGGTAACAAATAACTTGGCACAAGAAAAAGTTGAAGAACTAGCAAATAAAATTGTATATGGACAAAAGTATCTCAAAGAAAT GTATCACTTAAatctgaaacaaacagaaataatgcaGGAAGTGGAAGAATATTTACCATCGTTTTTTAAATGGGTGGAAGAATTTGTGCACAATCCAGctaaccaaaataaaatgcaactaAAACT gtcAAGTGGTGAAAAACCAGAAGATTTCTCTTCTAAGGTAGAGATTGTAGATATCTTGGACGTTGAAGAGAGCGTCTGGTCTCCCAGGTTTGGGCTGAAGGGAAAGATTGATGTAACAGCCAGGGTGAAAATCCATCGCCAGTCTGGAGTACAGTCTAGGATAATGCCGTTAGAGCTCAAGTCTGGCAAGGAGTCTAACTCCATAGAGCACAGAAGTCAG GTTATTCTGTATACATTGTTGAATTTAGAACGGAGAGTAGATCCTGAAGCTGGATTTCTTCTTTATCTTAAAACTGGTACTATGTACCCTGTTTCTGGAGCTCGCATGGACCGAAGAG AGTTAATGAAGTTAAGAAACCATGTGGCCTTCTACTTAACACACAGTACACATAAACCTGCCGTGGGAAGACAGCAATCACAGCTTGCTGCTTTGCCTCCTGTGATTGATGACAGTCAAGCCTGTAAATATTGCTCCCAAATACACAACTGCTTTCTATacagcag AGCTGTAGAACAAAAGATGGCCAGCGTGTCTTTTCCTCCTGCTATGGTACCCATTATTGAAAGAGAGACCAAGCACCTGAAACCCTCCCACTTAGAGTATTTCAGCCTGTGGTATCTAATGCTAACCTTGGAGCTGCAAAGTGGAGAGCGTAAAAAgggatataaaaatatatggatGATACCTTCTTTGGAAAG AGAGAAGGCTGGAGATTGTGTTGGAAACATGATCAGAATTGGTCAAGTGCAGGAAATTTCCGAGGGACAGTATCTACATTTTTTCCAACGTCAAAACAGTGCCATACCTGCAACAAACCTATTGGTTGGTGATAGAGTGGTTGTGAGTGGAGAGGAGAATGGTTTACTTGGTTTGGCTACTGGCTATGTTAGAGAAGTCAGTGTGACAAAAGTCTCCTGTTTGTTGGGCAG GAATTTGTCAAAGCTCCCCAAGAACACCGTATTCAGGTTGGATCACGAAGAAGGAGATTTTGGTATAGAAGTCCCCTTTGAAAACCTTTCTAAATTGATGAAAGATTCCCCAGTCAG CGAGAGGCTTCGCAACTTAATAATTGACTTCCACAAACCATGTTTTATTCAGCATTTGAGCGCTGTCCTTCCTccagaagcaaaggaaactgttgcaaatattttaaagg gtCTGAATAAGCCTCAGAAACAGGCAATGAAACAAGTACTACTTTCAAAAGACTACACTCTTATTGTGGGTATGCCTGGAACAGGAAAAACTACTACGATATGTGCTCTA GTGAGAATTCTTTCTGCTTGTGGCTTCAGTGTTCTTCTGACTAGTTTTACACACACTGCTGTAGACAATATCCTGCTAAAGCTAGCCAAATTCAAAGTTGGTTTCTTGCGCTTGGGGCGAGCTCAGAAAGTTCATCCAGATATACGGAAatttacagaagaagaaatttgCAGGTCCAAATCAATCAAATCTGTAACGGATTTGGAAGAGGTCTATAACAGTCAG CCAGTGGTAGCAACGTCTTGCATGGGAGTAAATCACCCCATCTTTGTTCAGAAGCAATTTGATTTCTGTATAGTTGATGAAGCTTCCCAAATAAGCCAGCTCATCTGTCTGGGCCCGCTATTCTGCTCCAAAAGGTTTGTGCTGGTAGGGGATCATCAGCAGCTGCCTCCGCTTGTACTGAATGCAGAAGCAAG AGATCTCGGCATGAGTGAAAGCTTATTTAAAAGgctggaacaaaaccaaaatgctgttGTCCAATTAACTGTGCAATACAGAATGAATAg tAAAATTATGTCACTGAGTAACATGTTGGTGTATGAAGGCAAACTGGAATGTGGCTCGGAGAAGGTGTCAAATGCCACTGTTAACTTGCCCAAcctaaaaaaattgaaactggAGCTTGCAGATGCTTCAAAAACATGGTTGAAAGAAGTGCTTGATCCAGACACACCTGTGTGTTTTCTGAACACAGAGAAG gtccCAGCACCAGAACATGCAGAAAAAGGTGGTGTAAGTAATGTGACAGAAGCTAAACTAGTGCTCTTCCTCACGTCATTATTTATTAAG GCTGGCTGTAAGCCTTCAGACATTGGCATTATATCACCATACAGACATCAATTAAAAACAATCACTGATTTGATCGCAAAATTGAAGGAGAACAGAGTGGAAGTCAACACAGTAGACAAATACCAAGGAAGAGACAAAAGTATCATAATTGTGTCTTTTGTTAGGAACAGTAATGATGAAAAT CTTGGCACCCTCCTGAAGGACTGGCGACGTCTTAATGTTGCTATCACCAGAGCCAAGCACAAACTAATCATGGTGGGCTGTGTTCCATCCCTGTGCCGCTATCCTCCTCTAGAGAAGCTACTCTGCCATTTGCAGTCTGAGGCAATG ATCTTCAATCTTCCAGCAGGGGCTCATGAAAGTATCCACAAGTGTAACGTTTTATGA